In a genomic window of Flavobacterium crassostreae:
- the rsgA gene encoding ribosome small subunit-dependent GTPase A, which produces MTGIVYKSTGSWYTVKSEQGDFMECRMKGKFRIKGIKSTNPIAVGDVVDYQLEETSDTVTGTIFNIHDRKNYIVRKSVNLSHQMHIIASNIDRVFLLITVSNPPTTFNFIDRFLITAEAYGIETVLVFNKIDTLDSVTLDEQLYMQHVYQQIGYTCLRVSSTEHQGIEALKELMLGKVSMFSGHSGVGKSTLVNALEPSLHLKTKNISEASKQGQHTTTFAEMYDLSFDARIIDTPGIKGFGMVDMEPAEISGYFPEFFKLKDHCKFNNCLHKEEPKCAVKAALEKDEIAWSRYNSYLKILEGDEEHYRTDIYTEDRAESDKTRGL; this is translated from the coding sequence ATGACAGGAATCGTTTATAAATCTACAGGAAGCTGGTATACCGTAAAATCGGAACAAGGAGATTTCATGGAGTGCAGAATGAAAGGGAAGTTTCGAATTAAAGGAATTAAAAGCACCAACCCTATTGCCGTAGGAGATGTGGTGGATTATCAATTAGAAGAAACCTCCGACACCGTTACAGGAACTATTTTTAACATTCACGACCGAAAAAATTATATTGTTCGTAAATCCGTTAATCTATCCCATCAGATGCACATTATTGCATCCAACATAGACCGGGTATTTTTGTTAATTACCGTCTCCAATCCCCCAACTACATTCAACTTTATTGACCGTTTTTTGATTACTGCTGAGGCCTATGGTATTGAAACCGTTTTGGTTTTTAACAAAATAGACACTTTGGATTCTGTAACACTAGACGAGCAGTTGTACATGCAACACGTGTACCAACAAATTGGGTATACTTGCTTGCGTGTTTCCTCAACAGAACACCAAGGTATTGAAGCCCTAAAAGAATTAATGCTTGGCAAAGTATCCATGTTTTCAGGACACTCTGGCGTAGGAAAATCAACCTTGGTAAATGCCTTAGAACCTTCTTTGCATTTAAAAACAAAAAACATATCCGAAGCCAGTAAACAAGGCCAGCATACCACTACTTTTGCTGAAATGTATGACTTATCTTTTGACGCCCGAATTATTGACACTCCAGGCATAAAAGGCTTTGGAATGGTAGATATGGAACCCGCAGAAATAAGCGGTTATTTTCCGGAGTTTTTTAAACTCAAAGACCACTGCAAATTCAACAATTGTTTGCACAAAGAAGAGCCCAAATGTGCGGTAAAAGCAGCTTTAGAGAAAGACGAAATTGCTTGGTCTCGTTACAATAGTTATCTAAAAATATTAGAAGGAGACGAAGAACATTATCGTACAGATATTTATACAGAAGACAGAGCCGAAAGTGATAAAACCAGAGGGCTATGA
- a CDS encoding energy transducer TonB, with amino-acid sequence MKLDILKNQWLDIVFEGRNKSYGAYVLRKSNRSTTIKALIIGAILFTIALAAPLIADLLPESEKDDVVRNVKITAIKLPPKKIEKPKLNLPPPPPPPPKVDQVKFVKPVVAKAAEVTEEPPKIVEIKEKKIGATTIKGDPDAVLTVAPVGNGPAKVVEADDNQIYNTAGIEVKPEFPGGMEKFYSYVGKNYRAPDEEGLKGKVYVTFVVEKDGSLTDIKVLRDIGYGTGKEAIRVLSKCPKWNPGVQNGKPVRVLYSLPITIQTAY; translated from the coding sequence ATGAAATTAGATATATTAAAAAACCAATGGCTGGATATTGTTTTTGAAGGACGTAACAAATCTTACGGTGCTTATGTATTAAGAAAGTCTAATAGAAGCACAACAATAAAAGCGCTTATTATTGGAGCAATACTTTTTACTATAGCCTTAGCTGCACCACTTATTGCAGATTTATTACCAGAATCTGAAAAAGACGATGTAGTAAGAAATGTAAAGATTACGGCAATAAAATTACCTCCTAAAAAGATTGAAAAGCCTAAATTAAACCTGCCGCCACCTCCACCACCACCTCCAAAAGTGGATCAAGTGAAGTTTGTAAAGCCCGTAGTGGCAAAGGCAGCAGAGGTGACAGAAGAGCCACCAAAAATTGTTGAGATCAAAGAGAAGAAAATTGGAGCAACTACTATTAAAGGAGATCCAGATGCTGTTTTAACTGTTGCCCCTGTTGGTAATGGTCCTGCAAAAGTTGTAGAAGCAGACGACAACCAGATCTACAACACTGCAGGTATTGAAGTAAAACCAGAATTCCCTGGAGGTATGGAAAAATTTTACTCGTATGTAGGTAAAAATTACCGCGCACCAGACGAAGAAGGTCTAAAAGGAAAAGTTTATGTAACCTTTGTAGTTGAAAAAGATGGATCCTTAACAGATATCAAAGTATTGAGAGATATTGGTTACGGAACCGGAAAAGAAGCAATTAGAGTTTTAAGTAAATGTCCTAAATGGAATCCTGGAGTACAAAATGGCAAGCCAGTTAGGGTACTTTATTCACTCCCAATTACTATACAAACCGCATATTAA
- a CDS encoding tetratricopeptide repeat protein gives MNKFKILGVAFLAGMTVSQAQSIDQAKKEIDAEKYQDAKTTLKSIVKSDPSEGKAFFLLGNVYLYQNVADSAKITYTNGLTAKKDAHFNYIGLGQLDLNNAKNAAAKTNFDLAIKEKRKKDFEEYQYVARAYMNATKPDYKNALATLKLAKERNGEEPQILLALGDAHYGDKNQNEAYSAYRNAYQADNSLIRAKVQLGVLLKGAKAYTEAVNAYNEVLATNPNYGPLYRELAETYYLWGLNVPGRQDEYLKKALGYYEKYMDLTDYSLASRMRHADFLILAKDYKALEIEANKMKELDKVNPRIFRYLGYSAYQNGNVDLAIQSLEDFTANPDNKIINLDYLYLGLSKIKKGTNADGTAIDPVLFEKGVANIQKAVALEKSVTNELGEVGKDLYEKKLYKEAAAILEIATSNPETNGFLYDNYYLGNAIYFDNAAAGAAKDTVALKKADIAYGNVIKASPDTQDVYLSRARTNSLLEDDKAMIMYYQQYIDIVTKKGPEELAKPSVQSKLVECYNTMAAGYANFDKAKAKEFFAKTLTIDPTNAYATQSLKILK, from the coding sequence ATGAATAAATTTAAAATTCTAGGAGTTGCCTTTTTGGCCGGAATGACCGTGAGTCAGGCACAAAGCATTGATCAAGCCAAAAAAGAAATTGACGCCGAAAAATACCAAGATGCAAAAACAACCTTAAAATCAATCGTTAAATCCGACCCATCAGAAGGTAAAGCATTCTTTCTTTTAGGAAATGTCTACTTGTATCAAAATGTTGCAGACTCTGCCAAAATAACCTATACCAACGGTCTAACTGCCAAGAAAGATGCCCATTTCAACTATATTGGTCTCGGACAATTGGATTTAAATAATGCAAAAAATGCAGCAGCCAAGACCAATTTTGACTTAGCTATAAAAGAAAAAAGAAAAAAAGATTTTGAAGAGTACCAATATGTTGCAAGAGCATATATGAACGCTACAAAACCGGACTATAAAAATGCCTTAGCTACTTTAAAACTAGCTAAAGAAAGAAATGGAGAGGAGCCTCAAATTCTTTTAGCACTTGGAGATGCACATTATGGAGACAAAAATCAAAACGAAGCCTACTCTGCATACCGGAATGCTTACCAAGCAGACAACAGCTTAATTAGAGCTAAGGTACAGTTAGGAGTACTCTTAAAAGGAGCTAAAGCATATACCGAAGCAGTGAATGCATATAATGAAGTACTGGCTACAAATCCAAATTATGGTCCATTGTATCGTGAATTAGCCGAAACATATTACCTATGGGGATTAAATGTACCGGGAAGACAAGATGAGTATTTAAAAAAAGCACTCGGGTATTATGAAAAATACATGGATTTAACCGATTACTCCTTAGCATCGCGTATGCGCCATGCAGATTTTTTAATCTTAGCTAAAGATTACAAAGCCCTAGAAATAGAGGCTAACAAAATGAAGGAGTTAGACAAAGTAAATCCACGTATCTTCCGATATTTAGGATATTCTGCTTATCAAAACGGCAATGTAGATCTTGCAATCCAATCTTTGGAAGATTTTACTGCTAATCCTGACAACAAGATCATCAACTTAGATTACTTATATTTAGGACTTTCTAAAATAAAAAAAGGAACTAATGCAGACGGAACAGCCATTGACCCAGTTCTGTTTGAAAAAGGAGTTGCTAACATCCAAAAAGCAGTTGCTCTCGAAAAATCAGTTACCAATGAATTAGGAGAAGTAGGTAAAGATCTATATGAAAAGAAATTATACAAAGAAGCTGCAGCTATTTTAGAAATTGCTACTTCAAATCCGGAAACAAACGGGTTTTTGTATGACAATTATTATTTAGGAAACGCTATCTATTTTGATAATGCTGCAGCTGGTGCCGCTAAAGACACTGTTGCACTTAAAAAAGCAGATATTGCTTACGGAAATGTAATTAAAGCATCTCCAGATACGCAAGATGTGTACCTTTCGCGCGCTAGAACAAACAGCCTATTGGAAGACGACAAAGCAATGATTATGTATTACCAACAATATATTGATATTGTAACCAAAAAAGGCCCTGAAGAACTAGCAAAACCTTCTGTTCAATCTAAACTTGTGGAATGCTATAACACTATGGCTGCAGGATACGCTAATTTTGACAAAGCAAAAGCAAAAGAATTTTTTGCCAAAACTTTAACTATTGACCCTACAAATGCTTACGCAACACAATCGTTAAAAATTCTTAAATAA
- a CDS encoding prephenate dehydratase: MEIKIAIQGIKGSFHHQVAQEYFDESVLIEACLSFEELVDSLLSGRATQAVMAIENSIAGPIIPNYALIDKNNLHIIGEHYLRIHQNLMALPGQKIEDITEVHSHPMALLQCMDFLKKHPHIKIVEDKDTAETARRIEQNKLKGIAAIASKTAAKMYNLDILAPEIQTINDNMTRFVILTKETILEAPEAINRASLKFELDHKRGSLAAVLNVMSDCNMNLTKIQSLPKIETPWKYSFFVDVTFEQYSDYQKTKSLVEIMAEYFKVLGEYKNTKP; encoded by the coding sequence ATGGAAATAAAAATTGCAATACAAGGAATTAAAGGTTCTTTTCATCATCAGGTGGCTCAAGAATATTTTGACGAATCGGTTTTAATTGAAGCGTGTTTGTCTTTTGAAGAATTGGTAGATAGTTTGCTCTCTGGAAGAGCAACCCAAGCGGTTATGGCTATAGAAAATTCTATTGCAGGTCCCATTATTCCTAATTATGCCTTGATTGACAAAAACAATTTGCACATTATTGGAGAGCATTATTTGCGTATACACCAAAATCTAATGGCATTACCGGGTCAAAAAATAGAAGACATTACCGAGGTACATTCGCACCCGATGGCATTACTTCAATGTATGGATTTTTTAAAAAAACATCCGCATATTAAAATTGTAGAAGACAAAGATACTGCCGAAACAGCACGCAGAATTGAACAAAACAAGCTAAAAGGCATCGCAGCCATAGCCAGTAAGACTGCCGCAAAGATGTATAATTTAGACATCTTGGCTCCAGAGATCCAGACCATCAATGACAACATGACTCGGTTTGTGATACTTACCAAAGAAACTATTTTGGAAGCTCCAGAAGCAATCAATAGAGCTTCTTTAAAGTTTGAACTAGACCACAAGCGCGGTAGCCTTGCTGCAGTATTGAACGTAATGAGTGATTGCAACATGAATTTAACCAAGATACAATCCTTACCAAAAATAGAAACTCCGTGGAAATATTCTTTTTTTGTAGACGTTACTTTTGAACAGTATAGTGATTACCAAAAAACCAAATCTTTGGTAGAAATCATGGCCGAATATTTTAAAGTTTTAGGAGAATATAAAAACACTAAACCCTAG
- a CDS encoding PstS family phosphate ABC transporter substrate-binding protein, protein MKKIRTLSYLTFLLLFTIIFACKNDSKANKETVIKGRTTILVDASFQPIIEDQIAIFESKYDAKIAMTAKSEKEIVHDFLNDSTGIAILSRTLNENELKNFKLKKIIPKITKIGTDAIAFITHQNSQDTLIALQDVVDFMNGKKGTKIQGLVFDNPNSSTARYINQLSGLQDFPDTGVFSFNTNEDVIKFVSENEGMIGIVGLNWLYQPSPTGREYTQKVKTLSVKDINGTKYISPSQNNLAEETYPLARDLYIINCQGRSGLGMGFASFVSGDIGQRIILKSGLYPVRTPGRKIIFKNNSQNKNENENE, encoded by the coding sequence ATGAAAAAAATTAGAACGCTATCTTATCTGACTTTTTTGCTGCTATTTACTATTATTTTTGCCTGCAAGAATGATTCTAAAGCCAATAAAGAAACGGTTATAAAAGGCCGTACTACCATTTTAGTAGATGCCTCTTTTCAGCCTATTATAGAGGATCAAATTGCGATCTTTGAAAGTAAGTATGATGCAAAAATTGCCATGACTGCAAAATCAGAGAAAGAGATTGTACATGATTTTCTTAATGATTCCACTGGTATTGCCATTTTGTCTAGAACTTTAAACGAAAACGAGTTAAAAAACTTCAAGTTAAAAAAGATTATCCCCAAAATAACCAAAATTGGAACCGATGCAATTGCATTTATAACCCACCAAAATAGTCAAGATACTCTAATTGCACTACAAGACGTAGTGGATTTTATGAATGGTAAAAAGGGAACTAAAATCCAGGGATTGGTGTTTGACAATCCCAATTCTAGCACTGCTCGTTATATTAACCAATTATCTGGTTTGCAAGACTTTCCTGACACTGGAGTATTTTCGTTCAATACAAATGAAGACGTTATAAAATTTGTTTCGGAAAACGAAGGAATGATTGGCATTGTTGGTCTAAATTGGCTATACCAACCTAGCCCTACAGGAAGAGAATATACACAAAAAGTAAAAACACTTTCTGTAAAAGACATAAACGGTACTAAATATATCTCGCCTAGCCAAAATAATCTTGCTGAAGAAACCTACCCTTTGGCACGTGATTTGTATATAATAAATTGTCAAGGTCGTAGCGGATTAGGAATGGGCTTTGCTTCATTTGTCTCTGGAGACATTGGACAAAGAATTATTTTAAAATCTGGATTGTACCCAGTACGCACACCAGGACGTAAAATTATATTTAAAAACAACTCGCAAAACAAAAATGAAAATGAAAATGAATAA
- a CDS encoding pyridoxal phosphate-dependent aminotransferase encodes MIKAAKRLDTVQEYYFSSKLREVRQLASEGKAIINMGIGSPDLNPSPEVIAAIQAAVNDENAHQYQSYQGLPELRQGMADFYKNNYGATINPQTEILPLMGSKEGIMHISLAFLNEGDQVLIPNPGYPTYTSVTNLVGAVPLYYDLKEETNWEPDFEALEKLDLSKVKIMWMGYPHMPTGARGSIALFEKLVAFAHKHELLLINDNPYSFVLNDKPMSLLQVPGAKEVALELNSLSKTFNMAGWRVGMVLGNAEAIEAILKVKSNMDSGMFYGVQKGAVAALNCDQSWFEAQNAIYKKRRALTEKLAEKLNCKVYKEGVGLFVWAKLPESIASAEAFIDTILYDKHLFITPGTIFGSNGEGYIRFSLCVEESKVQEAIDRFN; translated from the coding sequence ATGATTAAAGCAGCAAAACGTTTAGATACCGTACAAGAATATTATTTTTCTTCCAAATTAAGAGAAGTTAGACAATTAGCCTCAGAGGGAAAAGCAATCATCAATATGGGTATTGGTAGCCCCGATCTTAACCCATCGCCCGAAGTAATTGCAGCCATACAAGCAGCCGTAAATGACGAAAACGCACACCAATACCAAAGCTACCAAGGGCTACCGGAACTGCGTCAAGGCATGGCTGATTTTTATAAAAACAACTATGGAGCAACCATTAATCCGCAAACAGAAATTTTGCCATTAATGGGATCCAAAGAAGGTATTATGCATATTTCTTTGGCTTTTTTGAACGAAGGAGACCAAGTCTTAATACCCAATCCGGGATATCCAACCTATACCTCCGTGACCAATTTAGTGGGCGCCGTTCCGTTATATTATGATTTGAAAGAAGAAACTAATTGGGAACCTGATTTTGAAGCTCTAGAAAAATTGGATTTATCTAAAGTAAAAATCATGTGGATGGGCTATCCGCATATGCCTACCGGTGCAAGAGGAAGTATTGCTTTATTTGAAAAATTAGTTGCTTTTGCCCACAAGCACGAACTATTATTGATCAATGACAATCCCTATAGTTTTGTTTTAAATGACAAGCCAATGAGTTTATTGCAAGTCCCTGGCGCAAAAGAAGTCGCTTTAGAGCTTAATTCTTTAAGCAAGACATTCAATATGGCAGGTTGGCGAGTAGGAATGGTCTTAGGAAATGCCGAAGCCATCGAAGCTATTTTAAAAGTCAAGAGCAATATGGATAGTGGTATGTTTTATGGCGTACAAAAAGGAGCTGTTGCAGCGCTTAACTGTGACCAATCTTGGTTTGAGGCACAAAATGCAATCTACAAAAAAAGAAGAGCCCTTACCGAAAAACTTGCTGAAAAACTGAATTGTAAAGTATACAAAGAAGGCGTAGGCTTATTTGTATGGGCAAAGTTACCCGAATCAATAGCCTCTGCAGAAGCATTTATAGACACCATTTTGTATGACAAGCATCTATTTATCACCCCAGGCACTATTTTTGGTAGTAATGGAGAAGGCTACATCCGTTTTTCGTTGTGTGTAGAAGAGAGTAAAGTACAAGAAGCAATTGATAGATTTAATTAA
- a CDS encoding 7-carboxy-7-deazaguanine synthase QueE, protein MLSKEIQLEVNKGAMLPLMEEFYTIQGEGYHTGTAAYFIRIGGCDVGCHWCDVKESWNAELHPPTAVDLIVNNASKYAETVVITGGEPLMWDMSLLTSKLKQNNRKVHIETSGAYPLSGTWDWICLSPKKNKLPTETVYQNAQELKVIIHNKHDFIFAEEQAELVQKNAILFLQPEWSKKEEMTPLIVDYVMKHPKWRVSLQTHKYLNIP, encoded by the coding sequence ATGCTATCAAAAGAAATACAGTTAGAAGTAAACAAAGGAGCTATGCTGCCCTTAATGGAAGAGTTTTACACCATTCAAGGCGAAGGTTACCATACCGGAACAGCGGCCTATTTTATACGAATTGGCGGATGTGACGTTGGTTGCCATTGGTGTGACGTAAAAGAAAGTTGGAATGCAGAACTACATCCTCCAACAGCAGTAGATTTGATCGTAAACAATGCTAGCAAGTATGCCGAAACTGTTGTTATAACTGGCGGCGAGCCCTTAATGTGGGATATGTCTTTACTTACTAGTAAATTAAAACAAAACAACCGAAAGGTACACATAGAAACTTCGGGGGCATACCCATTATCTGGCACCTGGGATTGGATTTGTCTTTCTCCCAAAAAAAATAAGCTTCCTACAGAGACCGTTTATCAAAATGCGCAGGAACTAAAGGTGATCATTCACAACAAACATGATTTTATTTTTGCCGAAGAGCAGGCAGAATTGGTCCAAAAAAATGCCATTTTGTTTCTACAACCAGAATGGAGCAAAAAAGAGGAAATGACCCCACTCATTGTAGATTATGTGATGAAACATCCTAAATGGAGAGTTTCTTTGCAAACGCATAAGTATTTAAATATTCCGTAA
- the dtd gene encoding D-aminoacyl-tRNA deacylase, protein MRVVIQRVLSASVTIEGKTIAQIQRGLLLLVGIENTDTPEDSAWLVSKISKMRIFEDSNKVMNLSLQDIAAEVLIVSQFTLHAATKKGNRPSYIKAAKPEISIPLYEDFVQQFQKELKNNVQTGKFGADMQVALLNDGPVTLLMDSKNRE, encoded by the coding sequence ATGAGAGTAGTTATACAGCGCGTTTTGTCCGCATCTGTAACCATTGAAGGAAAAACTATAGCCCAAATACAGAGAGGATTATTGCTCTTGGTAGGAATTGAAAACACAGACACCCCTGAGGATAGCGCCTGGTTGGTTTCAAAAATTTCTAAAATGCGTATTTTTGAAGATTCAAACAAAGTCATGAATCTATCCCTACAAGACATTGCAGCAGAGGTATTGATCGTGAGTCAATTTACACTACATGCTGCTACCAAAAAAGGAAACCGTCCTTCGTATATTAAGGCCGCAAAACCCGAAATTTCTATACCGTTGTACGAAGATTTTGTACAGCAATTTCAAAAGGAATTAAAAAACAACGTACAAACCGGAAAATTTGGAGCAGACATGCAAGTAGCTCTCTTAAATGATGGCCCAGTAACGCTACTTATGGATAGCAAAAACAGAGAATAG
- the gldA gene encoding gliding motility-associated ABC transporter ATP-binding subunit GldA produces MSIEVTAISKSYGAQLALDSISFSVQKGEIVGFLGPNGAGKSTLMKILTTYLAADSGTAFINGQNVVSNPKAVQRSIGYLPEHNPLYLDLYVREYLAFNAKVYDVPKSRIDEVIALTGLTTQSHKKISQLSKGYRQRVGLANALLHNPDVLILDEPTTGLDPNQLIEIRNTIKNVGKDKTVFLSTHIMQEVEAICDRVLIIHKGKIVADKKLDSLIAENQEQVIEVAFDYKIEEQAVAKIPHLVSFINTHDTTWELVFKTNQDMRPSVFDFATANGLKTLQLNQKNKNLEAIFREITK; encoded by the coding sequence ATGTCCATAGAAGTTACAGCTATTTCAAAAAGTTACGGAGCGCAATTGGCGCTAGATAGTATTTCGTTTTCTGTTCAGAAAGGAGAAATTGTAGGTTTCTTGGGGCCTAACGGTGCCGGAAAATCTACTTTAATGAAGATACTAACCACTTATCTTGCCGCAGATTCGGGTACTGCTTTTATAAACGGGCAAAACGTAGTTAGCAATCCTAAAGCCGTACAACGCTCTATTGGCTATCTGCCAGAGCATAACCCCCTGTACTTGGATTTGTATGTGAGAGAATATCTTGCGTTCAATGCTAAGGTGTATGATGTGCCCAAATCCAGAATCGATGAGGTAATCGCCCTAACGGGATTGACGACCCAAAGTCATAAAAAAATTAGTCAACTCTCTAAGGGCTACCGTCAGCGTGTTGGTCTTGCCAATGCGTTACTACACAATCCAGATGTTTTAATTCTAGACGAGCCTACCACTGGTTTAGATCCAAACCAGTTAATTGAAATTAGAAACACAATTAAAAATGTTGGAAAAGACAAAACGGTGTTTCTGTCCACACATATCATGCAAGAGGTAGAGGCTATTTGTGATCGGGTACTTATTATCCATAAAGGAAAAATTGTGGCCGACAAAAAACTAGACTCTTTAATTGCTGAAAACCAAGAACAAGTAATTGAGGTTGCGTTTGATTACAAAATCGAAGAACAAGCAGTGGCCAAAATCCCGCATCTCGTCAGTTTTATAAACACCCATGACACAACTTGGGAGCTCGTTTTTAAAACAAATCAAGATATGCGTCCTAGCGTGTTTGATTTTGCAACAGCAAATGGCTTAAAAACACTACAATTAAACCAAAAAAACAAAAACCTTGAAGCTATATTTAGAGAAATCACCAAATAA
- a CDS encoding prephenate dehydrogenase has product MNIYIIGIGLIGGSMGLDIKTVHPEATVYGIDTNPKHVEEALALGVIDHEGKMADLATADFVIVSVPVDVALTILPEVLDQIGPETIVFEVGSTKNPVCEVVSNHPKRRNFIATHPIAGTEFSGPSAAIKGLYQGKTNIICEVERTAFKLQEKALDLFKAIGMRIRYMDPKSHDKHIAYVSHLSHISAFMLGKTVINKEKHEQDIFDMAGSGFESTVRLAKSSPAMWTPIFKQNKAQVVETLEEYISNLNQFKELLVQEDYQAIFEEMESVNKIKEILNGMHPKK; this is encoded by the coding sequence ATGAACATATATATAATTGGAATAGGGCTAATTGGTGGATCTATGGGGCTGGATATCAAAACCGTGCACCCAGAAGCAACCGTTTATGGTATAGATACCAACCCAAAACACGTAGAAGAAGCCCTTGCACTAGGAGTGATTGATCACGAAGGTAAGATGGCAGATTTGGCAACGGCAGATTTTGTAATAGTTTCTGTACCTGTAGATGTCGCTTTAACCATTTTGCCAGAAGTTTTAGACCAAATCGGCCCCGAAACCATCGTATTTGAGGTAGGATCTACCAAAAATCCGGTTTGCGAAGTGGTAAGCAACCATCCAAAAAGAAGAAATTTTATAGCAACACATCCTATTGCTGGAACCGAATTTTCAGGACCATCCGCAGCAATTAAAGGCCTGTACCAAGGCAAAACAAATATTATTTGTGAAGTAGAACGAACAGCCTTTAAATTACAAGAAAAAGCGTTGGATTTATTCAAAGCCATCGGAATGCGTATTCGGTACATGGACCCAAAATCCCATGATAAACATATTGCCTATGTATCGCATTTATCGCACATAAGTGCATTTATGTTAGGCAAAACCGTAATTAACAAAGAAAAACACGAACAAGATATTTTTGACATGGCAGGTTCTGGTTTTGAAAGTACGGTACGTCTGGCCAAAAGTTCGCCAGCAATGTGGACTCCTATTTTTAAACAAAACAAAGCGCAAGTTGTAGAAACATTAGAAGAATACATCTCTAACTTAAATCAATTTAAAGAATTGTTGGTACAAGAAGATTACCAAGCTATTTTTGAAGAAATGGAAAGCGTCAACAAAATAAAAGAAATATTAAATGGAATGCATCCCAAAAAATAG
- a CDS encoding bifunctional 3-deoxy-7-phosphoheptulonate synthase/chorismate mutase type II: MENKKEMRNWLQEFNLNHPFVIAGPCSAETEEQVLKIAHELKDSDVSVFRAGIWKPRTRPGGFEGVGEIGLKWLKKAKEETGLLMGTEVANAAHVKLALEYDIDVLWIGARTTVNPFAMQELADALKGTKKIVLVKNPVNPDLALWLGGVERLYNAGIEKLGVIHRGFSTYDKTKYRNIPEWQIAIELQNKFPDLPLIIDPSHITGNREMILEVTQEALDLNYDGMIIETHTDPDNAWSDAAQQVTPTALKQIFKDLKVRKLNDASDEFTQKMSKLRANIDVLDATLLELLGKRMKVADEIGLVKKGANVAVLQNSRWNEILGKMILEGEKKGLTEEFILKMFKAIHQESIGHQDKILNA, translated from the coding sequence ATGGAAAACAAGAAAGAAATGAGAAATTGGTTGCAAGAATTTAATTTAAACCATCCATTTGTAATCGCTGGACCTTGTAGTGCCGAAACCGAAGAGCAAGTTCTAAAAATTGCTCATGAGTTAAAAGATTCTGATGTTAGTGTTTTTAGAGCTGGTATCTGGAAACCTAGAACCCGTCCCGGAGGTTTTGAAGGAGTAGGAGAAATAGGCTTAAAATGGTTAAAAAAAGCAAAAGAAGAAACTGGATTGCTAATGGGTACTGAAGTAGCCAATGCTGCACACGTAAAATTAGCTTTAGAATATGATATAGATGTATTGTGGATTGGTGCCAGAACAACAGTTAACCCATTTGCAATGCAAGAACTTGCAGACGCCCTAAAAGGTACCAAAAAAATTGTATTGGTAAAAAACCCCGTTAATCCAGACTTGGCCTTATGGTTGGGTGGTGTAGAACGTTTGTACAATGCCGGAATTGAAAAATTAGGGGTAATACACCGAGGTTTTTCAACCTACGACAAAACCAAATACAGAAACATCCCAGAATGGCAAATAGCAATTGAACTACAAAATAAATTTCCAGATTTGCCGCTAATTATAGATCCATCGCACATTACCGGAAATCGCGAAATGATCCTTGAAGTAACCCAAGAAGCATTGGATTTAAATTATGACGGAATGATCATTGAAACCCATACCGACCCAGATAACGCTTGGAGTGATGCAGCACAACAAGTAACCCCAACAGCTTTAAAACAAATTTTTAAAGACCTAAAAGTCCGCAAATTAAACGATGCTTCGGATGAGTTTACGCAAAAAATGTCTAAATTAAGAGCAAATATTGACGTACTAGATGCTACCTTATTAGAATTATTAGGCAAACGAATGAAAGTGGCAGACGAAATTGGTTTGGTTAAAAAAGGAGCCAATGTTGCCGTACTTCAAAATTCTCGTTGGAACGAAATCCTTGGAAAAATGATCCTTGAAGGAGAGAAAAAAGGACTAACAGAAGAGTTTATCTTAAAAATGTTCAAAGCCATACACCAAGAAAGTATTGGGCACCAAGACAAAATATTAAACGCTTAG